From one Streptomyces sp. CA-210063 genomic stretch:
- a CDS encoding multicopper oxidase family protein: protein MLNRRNALKAATAAGAASLLPWDRLTGSSAPSAAAAGAAADPAPVSPFAHAMPVPKTLRPVSSTSSSELYEIRMQEAQVEIVKGLTSRVRTYGGTFPGPTVKAVQGRETVIRQINGLPVNTAVHLHGGQVRSEHDGLPMDTIVPGAERVYRYPNTQRAASLWYHDHAHHLEAENVYLGLHGLYLLSDRDEKSLPLPSGSFDVPLVIRDARIEADGTLLYTRPSDCPHMLVNGKERPYFNVAARKYRLRVYNACANRYVKLRFADGTEFTQIATDNGLLEQPVTRTELLMLGGERVEIVVDFSRYRVGDSVVLENTGAQSGERPEVMRFDIDRRAADNSYVPGRLAPAPPALPTPTVRRDFEIRTFPAMTINGQSYDPGRVDVTAALGATEEWTIRNVDVPAEPGRPDFHLWHSFHTHLTSFRVLERDGRPAGARDAGLKDTVTLGPGETVRIAMTWGPYTGQYVYHCHQLGHSSGGQMGRIDIVG, encoded by the coding sequence ATGCTCAACCGTCGTAACGCGCTCAAGGCAGCGACCGCTGCGGGCGCGGCCTCCTTGCTCCCGTGGGACCGGCTCACCGGTTCCTCCGCCCCGTCAGCGGCCGCGGCGGGGGCCGCCGCTGACCCGGCGCCCGTCTCTCCGTTCGCCCATGCCATGCCGGTCCCGAAGACCCTCCGCCCCGTCTCGTCCACGAGTTCCTCGGAGCTCTACGAGATACGGATGCAGGAGGCTCAGGTCGAGATCGTCAAGGGCCTCACCTCCAGGGTCCGCACCTACGGCGGTACGTTCCCCGGACCGACCGTCAAAGCCGTCCAGGGACGGGAGACCGTGATCCGGCAGATCAACGGTCTGCCCGTGAACACGGCCGTGCACCTGCACGGCGGGCAGGTGCGGTCCGAGCACGACGGGCTGCCGATGGACACGATCGTGCCCGGCGCCGAGCGGGTGTACCGCTATCCCAACACCCAGCGGGCTGCCTCCCTCTGGTACCACGACCACGCGCACCACCTGGAGGCCGAGAACGTCTACCTGGGGCTGCACGGCCTCTATCTGCTCAGCGACCGCGACGAGAAGAGCCTGCCGCTGCCGTCCGGGAGTTTCGACGTCCCACTCGTCATCCGTGACGCCAGGATCGAGGCGGACGGCACCCTGCTCTACACCCGGCCGTCCGACTGCCCGCACATGCTGGTCAACGGCAAGGAGCGCCCCTACTTCAACGTCGCCGCACGCAAGTACCGGCTGCGCGTCTACAACGCCTGCGCCAACCGCTACGTCAAGCTGCGGTTCGCCGACGGTACGGAGTTCACCCAGATCGCGACGGACAACGGCCTCCTGGAGCAGCCCGTCACACGGACGGAGCTGCTGATGCTGGGCGGTGAGCGGGTCGAGATCGTCGTCGACTTCTCCCGCTATCGGGTGGGGGATTCGGTGGTTCTGGAGAACACCGGCGCGCAGTCCGGTGAACGGCCCGAGGTCATGCGGTTCGACATCGACCGCCGGGCCGCGGACAACAGCTACGTCCCCGGCCGCCTGGCGCCGGCGCCGCCCGCTCTGCCCACGCCCACCGTGCGGCGCGACTTCGAGATCCGGACGTTCCCGGCCATGACCATCAACGGGCAGTCCTACGATCCCGGCCGGGTCGACGTGACGGCCGCGCTGGGCGCGACCGAGGAGTGGACGATCCGCAACGTCGACGTGCCGGCCGAGCCCGGCAGGCCGGACTTCCATCTGTGGCACAGCTTCCACACGCATCTGACGAGCTTCCGTGTCCTGGAGCGCGACGGGCGGCCCGCGGGGGCGCGGGACGCGGGGCTCAAGGACACCGTCACGCTGGGCCCCGGTGAGACCGTGAGGATAGCGATGACCTGGGGGCCGTACACAGGCCAGTACGTCTACCACTGCCATCAGCTGGGG